Part of the Sulfurihydrogenibium sp. genome, GAATTTCAATCTTATAAGTAGATGGAGAAAGGTTAAGACTTTTGTTGCTTATCTATATGCATATGCTATTGGTTATAGCTTTTTTAGAAAAAGTAAACTATGGAGGTAATTTCTCACCCGACGTATAGGATCTTATTTTTAAATTTTTATTAAAGCCAACAGAAATAATGTTTAGATTACAAGTTGTAAAATTTGCTTTAAAGTACTGTAGTAAAACTTGCAGTAGAAGCTTTTGGTGTATTAAAATCTACCATATATAAATAACATCCTGTATGAAAATGTTCCAAAAAGATTTTTAATGAAGATGTCATCTTATCTGTCATTCTACAGCCGGCGAAGAATCTTGACCTCAAAGATGTCATTCTGAGCGTAAGCGAAGAATCTCCTTTTTTCTCAATTTATAAAAGAAGAGATCCTTCAGCCTTCGGCTTCAGGATGGCGAAAAAGCAAACTTACGAGAATTTTAGAACACAATCCCACGAGAGAGATTAAATAAAAGTGAGAGAATGGTTCGGTGAATAAGTTTTTCAAACACTCTTACATCCTGTATCTCTAAAAATCATTATATATCAAAAAAAGATGTTGCAATATATGCTATGGTATAACACAGAAAGACCTCATCATAGTTTAAACAAAGGTAATTTCTCAATTTATTCCACCTAAACATTTATACAAACTATCATCAATATTATCCCTAAGGTTATACCTAAATTCAAGCTCTTTTAGATAGTAGATAAAATTATCCTTACTTACACCATGAAATTTTAGTAGTCTCTTTCAGCAGATACATCTTTTACTATCTCAACTTTAACTTTTCCATTTCTTTCAAGAATTCCAAACACAGGAATTTTATTCTTTGCTCCTCTTTCTCTACTGCCTTTCCTTTTTCCTCCAAAATAGCTTTCATCCATTTCTACTTCTCCTGATAAAAGCTGGTCATCTTTTGAGACAAATTTGTATATACACTGTCTAAGCTTTGTGTAAATTTTGTGCGTAGTATTGTAAGCTAAATCAAGCTCTTTATGTGCTTTATTAACTGGAACTTCAAGGATGAACAATTTTACAGCCAATATAAATTTAGAGAATGGAATTTTTAAATCTTCAAGAATACTGTCTTTTCTAACACTTCATTCTCTTAAAAATTCCTCTGCTTTTTCTTCTGATGATGCTATCTGTAGTAATTCTACTAAATTCATGTTTTACCTCCTATACTACTTACTTATTATTATAGCATAGGTGGATTATTTTGAGCAATTACCTAAACTTTTAGATGTAAAAATACCACTTTCCGGTGGTAGATACATAAATCTATCTGAGGTAGCGGTAATTATAAACTCTAAGTATCCGTCAAGGGCTATCTCAGGGTTTTCTCACGCCAAAAATGCGGTTGTCTTTAACATCCTAAGACAGCCGGACGCAGATACAACAACGGTTATACAAAACGTTGACAGTCAAATAGAGAGTATAAATAAATCCTTGGAAAAGGAAGGTATCAGGATATACAAATCATATGACTCTTCCGTATTCATAAAAGAATCAATAAAAAGCGTAAGAGATGCGATAGTTTTAGGAAGTATTATAGCTGTCTTGATTCTGTTTATCTTTTTAAGGAAGTTAAAGCTTTCCTTTGCTACTTTGCTAACCCTTCCGGTGGTATTTTTCATCACAATCATAGGCATTAAAATTTTGGGCTTAGACTTTAATCTATTCTCTTTGGGCGGTATGGCTGCTGCAATAGGAGGCTTGGTAGACCACCTTATTATCGTAATAGAAAACATAGACAGACACCTAAAAATGGGCAAGGATAAGCTAAATGCCATAATAGACGGTTCAAAAGAGATTCTTCCTATCATGACCGCCGCAACTTTAATATCTACTTTAGTTTTCTTACCCCTTCTTTTTGTACCCGGTGTTGTTGGAGTATTTTTAAAACAGCTTGGTTTGGTATTAGTTTTGACATATATCGTTTCGCAAATTGCAGCCATATTTTTAGTCCCTATAGTAGCCTACATGCTACTACCAAGCAGATTTAAAAGTCAAGAAGACTTTATATCAAGATTAGAAAAACGTTATGAAACCTTTTTAGAAAGACTGTTTAAGTATGACTTTGCATCCCTGCCGCTTGTTTTAATTATTGCTTTATCAGGATTTTTACTTTTCAGGACAATTCCTACCACGTTTTTACCTAAATGGGATGAAGGAAGCTTTGTAGTAGACTTTACACTACCAGCAGGAACTCCTTTGGAAGAGTCTTACAAAACTGCCATGGAAATGGGAAAGATTTTAAATTCGATTCCTGAGGTCAAAAACTGGACTTTAAGAATAGGCACATCCTTAGGACACGTTGTAAAACAGCCTAACATCGGCGACTTCTTGGTGGTATTGAATGAGAACAGAACAAGAAGCATTTTTGATATAGAAGACGAGGTCAGAAAAAAGATAGAGGCGAAGTTTGACAACCTTGAAGAGTTTGACCTTCCACAGGTTGTAGAGGATAGATTGGCAGACATACTCGGAGAGGAAGCACCAATATCTGTAATACTCTACGGCTATGACCCTGACAAGCTTGTAAAATACGGATTTAAACTCAGAGACCTGCTAAGAGAAAAGCCTATCCTTACAGAGGTAAATTTAAAAACCACCTTCACATCAGGAGAGATAAGAATTAGATTAAAACCGGAGACACAGAGTATTTACGGCTTGAATTTAAACGACCTTTACCAACAGCTTTACAACGCCTACTGGGGAAATGTAGTAGGAAACATAGTTTACGGCGAGAAAATTATAAATCTTAGGTTGATATCCATAGACAGACAACAGTTTTTAAATCCAGAAAATGTAAAGATTTACTCTCCTATGGTAGGAAGGTTTATACCATTATCCCAAGTTGCAGAAGTGTCTTATATGACTAACGTTCCGGAAATCACACACTACAACCTATCTCCTGTTGCGGTTATAACTGTAAGATTTAAAGGTAACGATATGTCTAAGGCTGTAAAAGTAGTAAGTCAAACCATCCAAGAAGCAAACCTACCATCAGATATAACCCCCGTCATATCAGGATTTTACGAACAACAGCAGAAGTCTTTTAAAAGTCTAATGTTTGTAATTTTAGCAGCCTTAACTCTTATAGGCATTTTCATCATGATTCTTTTTGTAGATATAAAAATTACTATTTCTGTTTTACTTGCAGTGATTTTAACATTAACAGGAGTTTTAACAGCTCTTTTTATAACAGGAAAACCCCTTGATATAACCGGACTTATTGGAATGCTAATAGTTTTAAGCATTGTTATAAACAATAATGTTCTAATCTTTGATTTTTACAAAAATGTAGCAGAAGAAAAATTAGAAAAAAGAATCCTTTATGCAACTGCAAGCAGGTTTAGACCAATTACCATGACGATGTTATCAAACGCTTTTGCAATGCTACCGATTGCTTTAGCCATAGGAAGTGGAACCCAGATACTCCAAGACCTTGCCATAAGCATGATAGGAGGCCTAATTTTTGCCATATTCTTAAACTTACTGATAATACCGATGCTCTTTCACTTTTTATCAAGAATTAGAATAAGTAAAACATAAAGGTATAAATTGTTTACAGTTTATTTAATAAAAACCTTGGATTTTTAGATAAAATATTTAATTTACTAAAACTAAATGAATACCTTGGGAGAAATTAGTGGTTTTTATAAAATTTAAAAATGAGATCCTTCGGCCTTACGGCCTCAGGATGACAGAGAAAGATTGAATGATAAGCATTAAAGAAAGGATAACCTTGGATGTCATTCTGAGCGTAAGCGAAGAATCTCATGTTTTTATTAAATTTCTCACCCGACGTATATTTAATTTACTAAAACTAAATGCTTTTGTGATAAATTGAGAATTTTTATAAAAATTTTGAATAAGTGATCCTTCGGCTTTGCCTCAGGATGGGAACTAACCAAAAACATAGTTCTGCAGCCGGCAAGGATCGCATAATTTTTTAAAATTTCTTACAAAGGAGTTTTTAATTGCTTACATTTTTTTGTGATTTTGACGGAACGATATCAAAACAAGATGTAATAGACACATTATTAGAAAATTATGCATCAAGGCAGTGGCTTGAAATAGAAAAGCTATGGAATGAAGGCAAAATAACAACAAGAGAATGTTTAGACGCCCAAATGGCTCTAATAACTATAACAGAAAAAGAATTAGACGATTTTTTATCAAAGATAGAAATTGACGAAAGTTTTTTGATGTTTGTAGATTTTGTAAAATCAAACTACAACTCAAAAGTTTATATACTCAGCGATGGATTTAAGCTTTTCATTGAAAAAATATTAAAGCCTTATGGCATTCTGTCAAAAATAGATGGCATCTATGCAAACGATGTAAGGCTTATAAATAATAAATTTCAAACTTTCTATAACCATTCAAAGCCTGATTGTCAGCTTGGAGTTTGTAAGTGTTCGTTGGTTAATAGCTTGAAAAACAATAAATCTATCTATATTGGCGATGGCAGGTCTGATTTTTGTGTAAGTCAAACAACAGATTTTGTTTTTGCAAAAGGAAAGCTTTTTGATTTTCTAAAAGAAAATAAGTTTAAACACTTTACAAAATTTTCTACCTTTAAAGACGTAATAAATAAAATACCTTACATAAAGGAGGTGCACAACAGTTGCTATTTTCTGTAAAAAAGTGTAAAAAAGCGTATATTGATAATATAAAAACAAAAAGTGTAAAATTGTAAATGATAAAAAAAGAGAGTAAAAACAAATGATAGCACTTCAATACCAACTTGAATTTCAAAATACGCAAGACAAAAAAACTATATTAGATTTGATGCGTAGATTCTCATCTGCTATGAGATATGCATATCAAAGATTGCTGGAAGGCGAAAAAAGAAAGGATTTAAAAAAGAAGTTATCAAAACTATTTAGCATAAACACAAGATACTCAGATGATGCTATATTCTTAGCACAGTCAACTATCTCATCATGCAAAGAAAGAGGTCAAAATCCAAAAAAGCTTATCTTTGGTTCAAGGAAATTATTTGAACAATTAAAGAAAAACCATTTGACAGGTAAAAGAATAAGAAAATTAAAGGAAAAATGGAAAGAAAGCAGGCAGGGAAATTTGTATTCAAGAGGAGATAAATCTAAACAAGGAAATCTAAATTTAAGATTTGAGTGGATAGATAATGAGCTTTATTTGAGAATAAACATAGGAGACAGACAGTATATCTATGCAAAGGTAATTAGAGATGTTAAAAGAAAAAAAGACAAATGGATAGATTTTATGTTTATGCTGGAAAATGCATACAAATACGAAGAATGGTTTCCATATTCAGTCAGACTAAAAGTAAAAAACGGCAATGTATATGCTTTTATATCTATTGAAGAAAAACTACCACCTATAAAAATCAAAAAAGACAACGGAATAATAGGCATAGACGTAAACGCATATCCATTTCATTTAGCATTAGCTTTTGCAAGTAAAGATGGAAATTTAGAAAAGTATAAAAGTATTAGTTTAAACGAATTATTAGAAGCAAACTCAGAAAAAAGACAGTACTTAGAATGGCAAATAGCACATAGGATAATAGAGATAGCAAAGGAAGAGAAAAAAGCAATATCTATTGAAAACTTAAACAAACTACCAAAAGGAAAAAGAGGAGATGGGTTTGCAAAATTAAGAAGAAGAATGCAAAAATGGAGTTATAAAAGATTATTAGAAAAAATAGAAGTTTTGGCAAAAAGAAATGGCATAGAAGTAAGGAAAGTCAATCCTGCATATACATCAGTAATTGGAAAATTAAAATATGCACCACAATACAACATAGACAAAGACATAGCAGGAGCTTACGTAATAGCAAGAAGAGGGTTAGGATTTAAAGAGAAATTGCCTAAGAATTATAAAGAGCTTTTAAATGATACCGACTTTCTATCATACACTATAGCAAGAATTGAAGATAATATCGCAGAATTAAAACAAAAGTTAAAAGAAGAGAAAAACGAATACAAAAGAAATAAACTAAAAAGTAAATTAACAAAATTCAGAAAAAACTTAAAAATACTACAAAAACACGTCTCACTTCTCACGTCTCACGTCTCACGTTTAGAAAGTGGAAAGAGTGAGTCAGCTACCCA contains:
- a CDS encoding MtnX-like HAD-IB family phosphatase; its protein translation is MLTFFCDFDGTISKQDVIDTLLENYASRQWLEIEKLWNEGKITTRECLDAQMALITITEKELDDFLSKIEIDESFLMFVDFVKSNYNSKVYILSDGFKLFIEKILKPYGILSKIDGIYANDVRLINNKFQTFYNHSKPDCQLGVCKCSLVNSLKNNKSIYIGDGRSDFCVSQTTDFVFAKGKLFDFLKENKFKHFTKFSTFKDVINKIPYIKEVHNSCYFL
- a CDS encoding IS200/IS605 family accessory protein TnpB-related protein produces the protein MIALQYQLEFQNTQDKKTILDLMRRFSSAMRYAYQRLLEGEKRKDLKKKLSKLFSINTRYSDDAIFLAQSTISSCKERGQNPKKLIFGSRKLFEQLKKNHLTGKRIRKLKEKWKESRQGNLYSRGDKSKQGNLNLRFEWIDNELYLRINIGDRQYIYAKVIRDVKRKKDKWIDFMFMLENAYKYEEWFPYSVRLKVKNGNVYAFISIEEKLPPIKIKKDNGIIGIDVNAYPFHLALAFASKDGNLEKYKSISLNELLEANSEKRQYLEWQIAHRIIEIAKEEKKAISIENLNKLPKGKRGDGFAKLRRRMQKWSYKRLLEKIEVLAKRNGIEVRKVNPAYTSVIGKLKYAPQYNIDKDIAGAYVIARRGLGFKEKLPKNYKELLNDTDFLSYTIARIEDNIAELKQKLKEEKNEYKRNKLKSKLTKFRKNLKILQKHVSLLTSHVSRLESGKSESATQQTANQRKEQVRGLPTSGHKSWQVLSIALAFCCLERSYRDLSPLKRVIVSKDWIAVANRLVPVLGAGTMTLPKYRLSGSEVSEMADYKYPDPNCAN
- a CDS encoding efflux RND transporter permease subunit; translated protein: MDYFEQLPKLLDVKIPLSGGRYINLSEVAVIINSKYPSRAISGFSHAKNAVVFNILRQPDADTTTVIQNVDSQIESINKSLEKEGIRIYKSYDSSVFIKESIKSVRDAIVLGSIIAVLILFIFLRKLKLSFATLLTLPVVFFITIIGIKILGLDFNLFSLGGMAAAIGGLVDHLIIVIENIDRHLKMGKDKLNAIIDGSKEILPIMTAATLISTLVFLPLLFVPGVVGVFLKQLGLVLVLTYIVSQIAAIFLVPIVAYMLLPSRFKSQEDFISRLEKRYETFLERLFKYDFASLPLVLIIALSGFLLFRTIPTTFLPKWDEGSFVVDFTLPAGTPLEESYKTAMEMGKILNSIPEVKNWTLRIGTSLGHVVKQPNIGDFLVVLNENRTRSIFDIEDEVRKKIEAKFDNLEEFDLPQVVEDRLADILGEEAPISVILYGYDPDKLVKYGFKLRDLLREKPILTEVNLKTTFTSGEIRIRLKPETQSIYGLNLNDLYQQLYNAYWGNVVGNIVYGEKIINLRLISIDRQQFLNPENVKIYSPMVGRFIPLSQVAEVSYMTNVPEITHYNLSPVAVITVRFKGNDMSKAVKVVSQTIQEANLPSDITPVISGFYEQQQKSFKSLMFVILAALTLIGIFIMILFVDIKITISVLLAVILTLTGVLTALFITGKPLDITGLIGMLIVLSIVINNNVLIFDFYKNVAEEKLEKRILYATASRFRPITMTMLSNAFAMLPIALAIGSGTQILQDLAISMIGGLIFAIFLNLLIIPMLFHFLSRIRISKT